One window of the Arthrobacter sp. D5-1 genome contains the following:
- a CDS encoding ABC transporter substrate-binding protein: protein MNNVPATRPTKRGLPAVVLSAALMLAVTACSPTGNASTSGPSGGSAAGGTGVPALEVNQAAVDLLPESIKASKVLRVAIPTNEQPTQFYREGTQEMTGTNPDVARLIGEALGVKVDIQVANFDSIIPGLAANRYDMTVSSMTPTEKRMEVLDFVDYMQIGNAIAVPKGNPAGIKDETALCGKKVGLLTGSYQLTVNVPDYDAACAAAGKDAIQKSEFQDTRQAISALTSGRLDTVLADSPILNFAATQNPQIEIARTYEFAPVGVGVPKESGLVKSVSAALDAVIKSESYIKVLGKYGLETSAITEARVNFAQ, encoded by the coding sequence ATGAACAATGTCCCAGCCACCCGGCCAACCAAACGTGGTTTGCCTGCCGTCGTCCTGTCGGCAGCGCTCATGCTGGCGGTAACGGCTTGCAGCCCCACCGGCAACGCCTCGACGTCGGGTCCATCCGGCGGTTCCGCAGCAGGAGGCACGGGCGTGCCTGCGCTGGAAGTCAACCAGGCCGCCGTCGACCTCCTGCCGGAGTCCATCAAGGCGTCCAAGGTGCTGCGCGTGGCCATACCCACCAACGAGCAGCCGACGCAGTTTTACCGTGAAGGCACGCAGGAAATGACCGGAACCAACCCGGACGTGGCCCGTCTCATCGGTGAGGCGCTGGGTGTCAAAGTCGATATCCAGGTGGCCAACTTCGACTCCATCATTCCCGGCCTGGCGGCCAACCGTTACGACATGACCGTGTCCTCCATGACCCCCACGGAGAAGCGCATGGAAGTCCTGGACTTTGTTGACTACATGCAGATTGGCAACGCGATCGCCGTACCCAAGGGCAACCCGGCAGGCATCAAGGATGAAACCGCGCTCTGCGGCAAGAAGGTAGGGCTGCTCACTGGTTCGTACCAGCTGACCGTGAACGTTCCTGACTACGATGCTGCCTGTGCTGCCGCCGGGAAGGACGCAATCCAGAAGAGCGAATTCCAGGACACCCGGCAGGCGATCTCCGCGCTGACCAGCGGACGCCTGGACACGGTGCTGGCCGATTCTCCCATCCTGAACTTCGCTGCCACCCAAAACCCGCAGATCGAGATTGCGCGGACGTACGAGTTCGCTCCTGTAGGGGTGGGCGTGCCCAAGGAGTCCGGCCTGGTGAAATCCGTCTCCGCCGCCCTGGACGCCGTGATCAAGAGTGAGTCCTACATCAAGGTCCTCGGGAAGTACGGGCTGGAGACCAGCGCCATCACCGAAGCCCGCGTCAACTTCGCCCAGTAA
- a CDS encoding amino acid ABC transporter ATP-binding protein, producing the protein MTTAMVEARGVRKNFGVIEILKGIDLRVEKGSVTCLIGPSGSGKTTFLRCINHLEKVDAGRLYVDEHLVGYTERNGKLYEMKERQTARSRLNAGMVFQRFNLFPHMTVLENIIEAPVHVLGRPRREVVVEAQALLDRVGLGTRGDSYPQELSGGQQQRIAIARALAMKPKLMLFDEPTSALDPELVGEVLDVMKSLAEAGMTMVVVTHELGFARQVADQVVFMDGGVVVEIGPPEQVLGSPRHERTRAFLSKVL; encoded by the coding sequence ATGACTACCGCCATGGTGGAAGCCCGGGGAGTCCGGAAGAACTTCGGTGTTATCGAAATCCTGAAAGGGATTGACCTCAGGGTTGAAAAGGGATCCGTGACCTGCCTGATTGGCCCGTCCGGTTCCGGCAAGACCACGTTCCTGCGGTGCATCAACCACCTTGAAAAAGTTGATGCCGGCAGGCTCTACGTCGACGAGCACCTGGTGGGCTACACCGAGCGCAACGGGAAGCTTTACGAGATGAAGGAACGCCAAACCGCCCGCTCACGGCTCAACGCAGGCATGGTGTTCCAGCGGTTCAACCTCTTCCCACATATGACCGTGCTGGAGAACATCATCGAAGCGCCGGTGCACGTTCTGGGGCGGCCCCGCCGTGAGGTGGTGGTGGAAGCGCAGGCCCTGTTGGACCGTGTTGGCCTGGGCACCCGCGGAGACTCCTATCCGCAGGAGCTCTCCGGCGGGCAGCAGCAGCGGATCGCGATTGCCAGGGCGCTGGCCATGAAGCCCAAACTGATGCTCTTCGACGAGCCCACATCCGCTCTTGACCCCGAACTGGTGGGCGAAGTCCTGGACGTCATGAAGTCCCTGGCCGAGGCCGGGATGACCATGGTGGTGGTCACGCACGAGCTTGGGTTCGCCCGACAGGTAGCCGATCAAGTGGTTTTCATGGACGGTGGCGTGGTGGTGGAAATCGGCCCGCCCGAGCAAGTGTTGGGCAGCCCCCGGCATGAACGGACCAGGGCATTCCTCTCCAAGGTTTTGTAA
- a CDS encoding amino acid ABC transporter permease, producing the protein MQKQPSVPDTKEPVTAASSDSIPVVPLKHPVRLVLAVVLILVALSAAWDVAVNERYRWDVVVSYLFAPQILAGAGLTILLTVVSMTVGIALGTLLAIMRLSDNPILSTISRGYIWFFRGTPLLVQLIFWYNIAALYPVIAFGLPFGGPSMVLGSANVLISPLGAALLGLSLNEAAYMAEIIRGGIGSVDKGQYDAARALGMSGGKLMNRVILPQAMRVVLPPTGNQVISMLKGTSLVSVLAISDLLYSAQIIYANNYQTIPLLIVASVWYLLMTTVLSFFQNKLERRYGRGFDSAPRRTRKPKTRTA; encoded by the coding sequence ATGCAAAAGCAACCCTCAGTTCCTGATACCAAGGAGCCTGTTACAGCGGCTTCGAGTGATTCGATTCCCGTGGTGCCGCTGAAGCATCCGGTCCGTTTGGTCCTGGCAGTGGTCCTCATCCTGGTGGCGCTCAGCGCCGCGTGGGACGTCGCAGTGAACGAACGGTACCGGTGGGACGTGGTGGTGTCCTATCTGTTCGCCCCGCAGATCCTGGCCGGGGCCGGGCTGACCATCCTGCTGACTGTGGTGTCCATGACCGTCGGCATAGCCCTGGGGACGTTGCTTGCCATCATGAGGCTCTCCGACAACCCCATCCTGAGCACCATCAGCCGCGGCTACATCTGGTTCTTCCGGGGCACACCCCTGCTGGTCCAGTTGATCTTTTGGTACAACATAGCGGCCCTCTACCCAGTCATTGCCTTCGGGCTTCCGTTCGGTGGACCGTCCATGGTTTTGGGTTCCGCGAACGTCCTGATTTCCCCGTTGGGGGCAGCCCTGCTGGGGTTGTCCTTGAATGAGGCCGCTTACATGGCGGAGATCATCCGCGGCGGAATCGGTTCCGTGGACAAGGGCCAGTACGACGCCGCCCGCGCTTTGGGGATGAGCGGCGGGAAGCTCATGAACCGGGTGATCCTCCCGCAGGCCATGAGGGTGGTGCTGCCGCCCACCGGCAACCAGGTCATCTCCATGCTGAAGGGCACGTCCCTGGTGAGCGTCCTGGCGATCTCGGACCTGCTCTACTCGGCGCAGATCATCTATGCGAACAACTACCAGACCATTCCGCTGCTGATTGTTGCCAGCGTCTGGTACCTGCTCATGACCACCGTCCTGAGCTTCTTCCAAAACAAACTCGAACGCAGGTACGGCCGCGGTTTCGATTCGGCACCGCGACGGACCCGCAAGCCCAAGACAAGGACAGCATGA